The window CGACGTGGCCCGGGCGCTGGCCGTGCATCCGCGTACCCTGCAACGGCAGTTGGTCGAGGAGGGGCAGGGCTTCGCCGGGATCCTCGACGACGTGCGACGGGCCCGCGCCCGTGCCTACCTGACCACCACGGACATGCCGTTGGCGCAGGTCAGTCGCCTGCTCGGGTTCGCCGAGCAGGCGGTGCTGAGCCGTTGCGCCCGCCGCTGGTGGGGGATGAGCCCGACCGCGTTACGCAAACAGGCCGCTCAGCGGTAGGTGAGCAGTCGCGGGTCGGCCTCGACGTGGGTGTGCTCGTTGAACGTGGACAGCGACAGACCCCGGCTCCCGACGATCACCTTCGTGACGCCGGTGTTCACCGAGACCCGGTTGAGGGCCGCCCAGGCGGCGGCCGATCCGGTGGTGAGCAGGCTGGCGGCCATCGCGATCGGGCCGCCCGAGCTGACCACGAGGACGTCCCGGTGGCCGCGCAGTCGTTCCAGCGCCGCTGTGACACGCTCCTGGAAGGTCGGGAACGACTCGGTGTACTCGGTGTCGTGATCGCCGGAGCACCAGCGGGCGGTGGCCGCCTCGAAGATCTCCTGGAACGCCCGGGGCGTCGTCGCGGCGCGGAAGTCGGGCTGGTGGACCGTCACGACGTGATGGAAGTCGAACTCGTTCCAGCCCGCGTCGACGACCGTCTCGACCGGCTCCTTCAGGCCCTCGACGATCCCGGTCGCCGTCTCGTCGTGGCGGCGCATGTCGCCGCGGACGATCAGCGTGGGCCGGATGCCACGGTCGGCGAAGGACCTTCCGAGGGTACGGGCCTGCTCGTGCCCGATCTCGGAGAGTGCGTCGTAATCGTCGGCACCGAACGACGCCTGACCGTGCCGGATCAGCAGGAGACGGGCCACCTCAGTCCTTTCCGGCGCGGATGATGCGCAGGCAGCGGCGTTCCAGCATCAGACTGGCGATCCAGAAGTTCCGGAACGCCGGATTGCGGGTCTGCCGGTGGTAGTAGCGGTAGTAGATCTGCTGCACGATACCGGCCAGCCGGAACAGCCCGAACACCTCGTGGAACGCGGTCATCCGCAGCCCGGTCCGCGCGTGGTAGTGCTCGATCACCTCGCGGCGGGTCAGCATCCCGGGCGTATGGGTGGGCTGACGCCGGAACATCCGGAACAGCCATCCGTCGTCGGCCTGCACCCAGTAGGCGAGCGCGCTGCCCAGATCCATCAGCGGGTCGCCGAGCGTGGCCATCTCCCAGTCGAGCAGCGCCACCGGCCGGGTCGGGTCGTCCGGGGCGAAGACCACGTTGTCGAACCGGAAGTCGTTGTGGATCAGGCAGATCCGCTGCTCGGCGGGCTGGTTCGCCTCCAACCAGCGGATGACCCCGGCAAACGAGCCGACATTTCGGGTACGGGCCGAGCGGTACCGATCGGACCAGCCGGCCACCTGCCGTGCCACATAGCCGGTGCCCTTACCCAGGTTGTCCAGTCCGGCCGCGGCCGGGTCGATGCCGTGCAGGTCGACGAGCAGGTCGACGACGCCGGTGCAGAGTGTGCGGACCCGGTCCGGGGGCAGGTCGACGCCGAGTTCCCGCCGGGGGATGTGGCCCTCGACGCGTTCCATCACGTAGAAGGGCGAGCCGATCACCGACTCGTCCTCGCAGAGCGCGACCATCCTCGGCACGTAGGGGAAGACCGGGGCCAGGGCGGACTGGATCCGGTACTCACGGGACATGTCGTGGGCGGTCGCCGCCTTCCGGCCGGTCGGCGGACGGCGCAGGATGAGGTCCCTCTCGCCGGTCCTCAGCAGATAGGTGAGGTTGGATGCACCGCCGGAGAACTGTCGTACCTCGGGCGTAGTTTCCAGACCGAGCCAGGCGGTCACCGCGTCGACGTCGAAGGCGTCCTCCGCGCGGACCGGCCCGGTCACACCATCCGCCGCACGACGGAGAGGGGGAGCAGCCGCATCGCCGCGCCGATCGGCACCCACGGCCACGCCGGGACGTAGGCCTTGGCCTTCCGTTTCTCGATCGCCGCGACCATCGCCCGGACACCCGTGGCGGTGTCCACCATGAACGGGGTCTTCTGTTGCACGTGCTCGTTCATCTCCGACCTGATGTACCCGGGGTAGATCACCGACACGTCGACCCCGGGGATCCGCTCCGAGCGCAGCCCCTCGGCCAGCGCGGCCACCCCGGCCTTGGTAGCGGCGTAGGTGGTCATCGACCTACGCATGCCCCGCAGCGCCGACATCGACGAGATGATCACCAGGTGACCGCTCCGCTGCGCGCGGAAGATCTCCAGGGCCGCCTCGGCCTGGGCCAGCGCACCGAGGAAGTTGACCCGGGCGGTGTCCCGGTTCGCGTCCGGGCGGCCGGTGCCCAAGGGTGCGCCCTTGCCGAGCCCGGCGTTGACGATCACCCGGTCGACGCGGCCGAACTCGGCGGCGAATTCCCGGAAGACGGTGAAGACCGCCTCGTCGTCGGTGACATCGAGCGGTTTCACGAGCACCCTGGTCGGCAGTTCGTCGCGCAGCTTCTCCAGCCGGTCGACCCGGCGGGCGCACAGGGCCAGGTCATAACCCAGGGCCGCGAACTGCCTGGCCATCTCCTCGCCGAGGCCCGCGCTGGCCCCGGTGATCAGCACGACACCCTTACCCACGCGGCACCTCGGCCCGTTCCTCGCGGCGGATCTTGGCGCCCAGGGCGAACATCTTCCGGTCGTAGAGGAACCGGGCGAACCGCTTGGCCCGGTAGGCCGTGCGGCCGTCCGAGTCCGGCAGGATCAGGAACTTACCGGCGTCCACGTCGTGCACCACCCGGGCGGCGATCTCGTCGGCACCCCGCCGGGCGTTGTTGATCAGGCGGACCGCGCCCTCCTCCATCTGCGGGTCGTCACCGGCCAGCGACTGCGCCAGGTTGGTGCGGAAGAACGACGGGCACACCACCGACACCGCGACACCCCACGGCCCGAGCTCGTACCGCAGCGACTCCGACAGCGCCACCACCGCGGCCTTACTCGCGTTGTAGCTGCTCATGGAAGGTGGATGCATGAGACCGGCGGCCGACGCCACGTTGACGATGTGGCCCGAGCCCTGCTCCTTGAACAGCGGCGTGAACGTGCGGCACCCGGTGACCGCGCCGAGCACGTTCACCGTGAGGACCCGCTGCCAGTGCTCGGCGCTGAGCCGGTCGATGCGACCACCGGCGGCGATGCCCGCGTTGTTGACCAGGATGTCCAGGCCACCGAGCTCGTCGCGGACCCGTTCCAGGGCGGCCGCCCAGTCGGCCTCGGAGGTGATGTCCAGCCGGTGCTCGGCCTTGTCGGAGACATCGGTGACCAGCACCCGGTCGCCGCGGGCGGTGAACCGGGCGGCCAGTGCGGCGCCCAGGCCGGAGGCGCCACCGGTGATCAGGACACGTTTCATCGGGCTGCTCCATGGTTGGTGAGTTCGAGTCGGGCTATCAGACCACGGTGCACCTCGTCCGGCCCGTCGGCGATCCGCACCGCGCGTGCCGCCGTCCACGCCGAGGCGAGCGGGAAGTCGCTGGAGAGGCCGGCGCCGCCGTGGATCTGGATGGCGAAGTCGATCACCTGCTGGGCGACGTTCGGGGCGGCCACCTTGATCTGACTCACCTCGGACAGTGCGGCCATCGGCCCGCCGGTGTCGAGTTTCCAGGCCGCGTGCTGGATCAGCAGCCGGGTCGAGTTGATCGCGATCCGGGCGTCGGCGACGCGTTCCCGGTTCCCGCCCAGGTTCATGATCGGCTTGCCGAAGGCGGTGCGGGCCAGGCCACGTTCGCAGGCCAGGTGCAGGGCACGCTCGGCGAGACCGATCATCCGCATCGCGTGGTGCACCCGGCCCGGTCCGAGCCGGCCCTGCGCGATGGCGAACGCCTGCCCCGGCCCGGCGATGATGTTCGCGACCGGGACACGGACCCCGGTGAACGACACCTCGCCGTGTCCGAACGGCTCGTCGAGGAAGCCCATGGTGTCCAGCATCCGCTCGACCTTCACCCCGGGTGTGTCGATCGGGACCAGGACCATCGAGTGCCGGGCGTGGCGGTGCGCGTCCGGATCGGTCAGGCCCATCACGATCAGCACCCGGCAGTCCGGGTGACCGACGCCCGTGGTCCACCACTTGCGGCCGTCGAGCACCACCTCGTCACCGTCGAGCACCGCGGTGAGCTGCATGTTCGTGGCATCCGAGGACGCGACGGCGGGCTCGGTCATGGCGAAGCCGCTACGGATCGTGCCGTCCAGCAGCGGGGTCAGCCAGCGGTCCTTCTGCTCCGGCGTGCCGTATTTCTCCAGGACCTCCATGTTCCCGGTGTCGGGCGCGTTGCAGTTGAAGACGTACGGCGCCAGGAACGACCAGCCGGTGGCCTCGGCGATCGGCGCGTAGTCGACGTTGCTCAGCTCCGCGAAGAGGTTCCACAGCCCCCGCTCGCGGGCCTGTCGCTGCAGCGCGCGCACCTCGTCCGGGACCTGCCAGGACACCGGTTCGCCGGCCCGCGCGCCATGGAGAGCGCGCTCGACCGGCGCGATCTCGGCGTCGATGAAGTCCCGCACCGCCCCGGTCAGTTCCGCGGCCCGCGCAGAGGGGGAGAAATCCATGCACACACGCTAAGACCCGGCCAACGGCCGGACTTGATCCAAAGCGACAAACATTTGATCCGGTACGACACCGGCGCGCCCGACCGGACATGAGGCGTCCACGCCGCACCCGGTGCTGTGCGCCGGTGAACCGCCACAGACCGCGGGGCGGTCAGTGCAGCCGGACCGCCCGGGACTCCAGGTAGCGCTGCTCCGGGCGGCTCAGCGTCAACCGGGCCGCCAGGCGGTACTGCTCGCGCGCCCCGGAGTGGTCGCCGGCCATCTCCAGCAGGTGCGCCCGCACGGCCGCAACCCGGTGGCGCATCGGAACCTCGGTCACCCGGTCCAGGGCGGCCAGCCCCGGCTCCGGACCGTGGACCATGGCGCTCGCCACGATCCGGTTCAGCGTCACCACCGGGCTCGGGGCGAGGGCGTGCAGCATTCCGTACAGAATGAGGATCTGTGGCCAATCGGTGTCCTCGGGCCGCGCCGCCTCGTCGTGGATCGCCGCGATCGCGGCCTGGACCTGCACGGGGCCGATCGGCGCCGACGCCAGCGTGCGGGTGATCAGCGCGACGCCCTCGGCGATCATGCCCGCGTCCCAGCGGCCGCGATCCTGTTCGGCGAGCGGGATCAGGGCGCCGTCCGGTCCGGTCCGGGCCGGCCGCCGGGCGTCGGTGAGCAGCATCAACGCCAGCAGCCCGGCGGTCTCCCCGTCGTCCGGCAGCCGCCGGTGCAGCTGCCGGGTCAGGCGGATCGCCTCCCGGGTCAGCTCGACCCGGTTCAGGGCGTCGCCGGAGCTGGCCGTGTGCCCCTCATTGAAGATCAGATAGAGCACGTGCCGGACCGCGGTGAGCCGTTCCTCGGGTGCGGACCTCTCGAACCCGACGCCGGACTCCCGGATCCGCTGCTTGGCCCGGCTGATCCGCTGGCCCACGGTCGCCTCCGGCAGCAGCAGAGCCCGGGCGATCTCCGCCGTGGTCAGCCCGCCGACCGCCCGCAGCGTGAGGGTGACCTGCGCCGGGACACTCAACGCCGGATGGCAGCAGAGCAGCAGCAGCGCCAGTTCGTCGTCGCCGCGGACCTCCGGTGCCGGGTCGTGCCGCACCGTCTCCTCCCGCCGTCGGCGGGCGGTCTCGTTGCGCAGCGTCTCGACCCGGCGGCGTGCGGCCACGGTGATCAGCCAACTCCGTGGCTGCTCCGGAACGCCGGACACCGGCCACTGCTGGACGGCCGCGATCAGCGCCTCCTGCACCGCGTCCTCACACGCCTCGAAATCACCGTACCGGCGCACCACGGCCGCCAGGACCTGCGGCGTGCACTCCCGCAGCAGGGCGGTCAGATCTCCCATGTGCTCATGTCGAGGATCGGGCGCACCTCGACCCGGGTGTACGCGGCGTCGGGGGCCTTCGCGGCCCAGGCCACCGCCTCGTCCAGGTCCGCGACGTCGATCAGATAGAAACCGGCCAGGTGCTCCTTGACCTCGGCATACGGCCCGTCGGAGGTGATCGTCCGGCCGTCACGCACGGACACCTGGACGGCCAGCGCCGGATCGCCGAGCCCTTCGCTCACCACCAGGACGCCGGCGTCGCGCATCTCCTCGGTCAGCCGCAGATGACCGAGCCCGAAATCGGTCCGCTGCTGATCGGTGAGCGTCTCCCAGACGGCCAGCGACTGCGGGTTCGACTGGATCAGGATCAGGTATTTCACGGAATTCTCCTCTGCTCTCACCCGGGATGTCGAAGCCGGGCCGGCCGGTTTCGACATCCCGGCATGAACGAGATCCAGGAAGTCATCGAACGGAAAGCGGCGCTGCTGGAGACCGGCGACGCCAAGGCCATCCTGTCCTACTACGCGCCGGGATACGTCGAGTACAACCTCGCCCCGCCGCTGCGCCAGCCCGGCGACCGCCACGACCCGGCCATCCTGGAGGCGTGGATGGCCGGCTTCGAGGCACCGCCCCGCCGCGAGGTCACCCGGCTGGAGATCACCACCGACGGCGACGTGGCCTTTGCGA of the Actinoplanes sichuanensis genome contains:
- a CDS encoding histidine phosphatase family protein, with the protein product MARLLLIRHGQASFGADDYDALSEIGHEQARTLGRSFADRGIRPTLIVRGDMRRHDETATGIVEGLKEPVETVVDAGWNEFDFHHVVTVHQPDFRAATTPRAFQEIFEAATARWCSGDHDTEYTESFPTFQERVTAALERLRGHRDVLVVSSGGPIAMAASLLTTGSAAAWAALNRVSVNTGVTKVIVGSRGLSLSTFNEHTHVEADPRLLTYR
- a CDS encoding phosphotransferase family protein → MAVGADRRGDAAAPPLRRAADGVTGPVRAEDAFDVDAVTAWLGLETTPEVRQFSGGASNLTYLLRTGERDLILRRPPTGRKAATAHDMSREYRIQSALAPVFPYVPRMVALCEDESVIGSPFYVMERVEGHIPRRELGVDLPPDRVRTLCTGVVDLLVDLHGIDPAAAGLDNLGKGTGYVARQVAGWSDRYRSARTRNVGSFAGVIRWLEANQPAEQRICLIHNDFRFDNVVFAPDDPTRPVALLDWEMATLGDPLMDLGSALAYWVQADDGWLFRMFRRQPTHTPGMLTRREVIEHYHARTGLRMTAFHEVFGLFRLAGIVQQIYYRYYHRQTRNPAFRNFWIASLMLERRCLRIIRAGKD
- a CDS encoding SDR family oxidoreductase codes for the protein MGKGVVLITGASAGLGEEMARQFAALGYDLALCARRVDRLEKLRDELPTRVLVKPLDVTDDEAVFTVFREFAAEFGRVDRVIVNAGLGKGAPLGTGRPDANRDTARVNFLGALAQAEAALEIFRAQRSGHLVIISSMSALRGMRRSMTTYAATKAGVAALAEGLRSERIPGVDVSVIYPGYIRSEMNEHVQQKTPFMVDTATGVRAMVAAIEKRKAKAYVPAWPWVPIGAAMRLLPLSVVRRMV
- a CDS encoding SDR family NAD(P)-dependent oxidoreductase encodes the protein MKRVLITGGASGLGAALAARFTARGDRVLVTDVSDKAEHRLDITSEADWAAALERVRDELGGLDILVNNAGIAAGGRIDRLSAEHWQRVLTVNVLGAVTGCRTFTPLFKEQGSGHIVNVASAAGLMHPPSMSSYNASKAAVVALSESLRYELGPWGVAVSVVCPSFFRTNLAQSLAGDDPQMEEGAVRLINNARRGADEIAARVVHDVDAGKFLILPDSDGRTAYRAKRFARFLYDRKMFALGAKIRREERAEVPRG
- a CDS encoding acyl-CoA dehydrogenase family protein; the protein is MDFSPSARAAELTGAVRDFIDAEIAPVERALHGARAGEPVSWQVPDEVRALQRQARERGLWNLFAELSNVDYAPIAEATGWSFLAPYVFNCNAPDTGNMEVLEKYGTPEQKDRWLTPLLDGTIRSGFAMTEPAVASSDATNMQLTAVLDGDEVVLDGRKWWTTGVGHPDCRVLIVMGLTDPDAHRHARHSMVLVPIDTPGVKVERMLDTMGFLDEPFGHGEVSFTGVRVPVANIIAGPGQAFAIAQGRLGPGRVHHAMRMIGLAERALHLACERGLARTAFGKPIMNLGGNRERVADARIAINSTRLLIQHAAWKLDTGGPMAALSEVSQIKVAAPNVAQQVIDFAIQIHGGAGLSSDFPLASAWTAARAVRIADGPDEVHRGLIARLELTNHGAAR
- a CDS encoding RNA polymerase sigma factor, whose protein sequence is MGDLTALLRECTPQVLAAVVRRYGDFEACEDAVQEALIAAVQQWPVSGVPEQPRSWLITVAARRRVETLRNETARRRREETVRHDPAPEVRGDDELALLLLCCHPALSVPAQVTLTLRAVGGLTTAEIARALLLPEATVGQRISRAKQRIRESGVGFERSAPEERLTAVRHVLYLIFNEGHTASSGDALNRVELTREAIRLTRQLHRRLPDDGETAGLLALMLLTDARRPARTGPDGALIPLAEQDRGRWDAGMIAEGVALITRTLASAPIGPVQVQAAIAAIHDEAARPEDTDWPQILILYGMLHALAPSPVVTLNRIVASAMVHGPEPGLAALDRVTEVPMRHRVAAVRAHLLEMAGDHSGAREQYRLAARLTLSRPEQRYLESRAVRLH
- a CDS encoding YciI family protein; amino-acid sequence: MKYLILIQSNPQSLAVWETLTDQQRTDFGLGHLRLTEEMRDAGVLVVSEGLGDPALAVQVSVRDGRTITSDGPYAEVKEHLAGFYLIDVADLDEAVAWAAKAPDAAYTRVEVRPILDMSTWEI
- a CDS encoding YybH family protein, which gives rise to MNEIQEVIERKAALLETGDAKAILSYYAPGYVEYNLAPPLRQPGDRHDPAILEAWMAGFEAPPRREVTRLEITTDGDVAFATSIDSLSAVPRGSTERFTLWFRVTLGLRRIDGHWLVTHEHESVPFEMDGSFQASTNLTPTD